CTCAaagtaagggtaaggtctgcatagACATTACTCTCCTCAGACCTCACTGGTAGGATTACACTgaatttgttattattgttgttctaTTACTATACCCCAACCCCAACGGAGCACATCGTCCCAAGGGTGGTCAATTAAATCCCTTTTGCTACAAAGTTACATTGTGAATAAGTACAAGATAAAATTAAGCAATTCAATGGTAAAGGGAGTTCAAAAAATGTTTGAAGTCAtgagttttaacttttaactgcCAACTaggatatttttgcatttttttgaaTTCCCTTATCGTCAATCCTGCCTCTACGCATGTGCACCGCCAATTCCCCTCTCCAACCCCAATGGCACCAGACGCGTTTTCTGATAATTCAGTAAAGCCATGCTTAGAACAGAAGTATGTGAAACCAAAATAATATTGAGTATTGACCTAGTGTGTGAATTCAAACCAGTACATGCGGCTACTAACATTATGGTACATTtgaaaacaacataaaaacaagAAAACAGGTCAAAGACTCTCTCTTAGCTTACAAATGACTGCCAGTTATAATAGAAAATCGTTACACTTGGaataagtaaatcaggagtctggaATAAACACTTTCCAGAAATACTAGCGCACTTAACTTTATATAGAAAAGTAGCAATGGTACTATCAGTCTTTTCCTTCTTATGCCATTCTATTTAAACACCAGGCTACCACACCATATTCCTTCCATTTTGTTTAAGCAGAGTCTGAAAATTGAGCAGGAAGCAACAAAAAGGGCAGCCTGATGCACTATGTACGGGGTCTGGGGAATGGCCAGACCACACGGATCTATTGTGcgcaaccttaccctgcatttctgcaagataTTGTTTCCATGGTTCGAACTCGTGACCTTCCTGAGCAGGAAGCAACAATAAATTAAAAAGTACTATgctaaaaagggcagcccggtgcactaagctcccgctatgcgcgaggtccgggaaagggccggaccacaagggtctatcgtacgcagccttaccctgcatttttacAAGAGGCTGTTTCCGCGACTCGAAcccggaccacaagagtctatgCAGAAATGAATAAATAAGAACCTGTATTTCTAGCATATAAAGCTTCCATTTTGTTTAAGCAGAGTTTGGACATTGAGCAGGAAGCAACAATAGATTAGATTGTGTTATACAGAAATGAATAAATAAGAATCATATTTCTCCAACATAGAACGTGGCACCAGGAACATTATCTATGAATAAATGATGAGTATGTTTGTGAAGTTGCATGTGAGTACATATATTTTCACATTGTATGAGGCACATAGCGCATGGGGTGAATGATGATCATTCGCAGTTAAGAATTTTCTAACTCTCGCTCTTTAGACCAAAGATACACATACATAACTATAAAATATCTAGCTCTCATTCATAGCTTTGGTGGAAAGCACTCTAAAGACAAGGTTTAAGCTTGAATTACTGACATGGTCGGGGTTGAACAGGGTTAGTCCGTTAGCAGCAAATGCATAGTTATCCCATGATTCAACAATCTTCCCGAAAAATTGTATCATTACATTGTAAATCGTCTCACAAAGGCACGATAAACTCATCCAACTCACATTTTGTTTCTTTGGCAAATTCACATATTTGTTTCTTACTCGTAGAAGCCAAAATTGAAAGATTGAACCCATTAATGATGGCAAACCAAACCAATATGATCTTTGCATGGATAGTTCAAAAATCAACCTACAAAGATGAACCAAAAAGATCTGAATCGTACTCTGTGAAGCAACATCTACCACCACCTCTTTCAATGAAAGATAGGTGTTTCTCATGATTCTTTGGGAGTAGTAGCTTGTCGAAGTCGACGTTGATGTACATCCCAGTTGTATACACGAGCAGTTGTGACCTGAGCCATAGCAACTAAAAGAATAAGCACAAAAGCAACTAATAGCAACAAGTAGCATACCAGAATCAACGTGTTTCCAAAGATGaagtaaaataagtaattaacatCAATTAGCTAAATAATTGCGAAAttgcccaagttccatatttagGTACATTCACCAAATACATCAGTAAAAATTAGTGGTATATTCCCTAACAAATGTAAAATCAGTAAGAAGTAACTAAAAATTTACTTAAGCCAATTTACAGGCAGCTTGCAAGCCAGCAGCACTTGAATACAAGCTAAGTTCTTAGTCCTAGATGAGAGTCAGAGCAAAACTGACCTGAGTTATTGTCACTTGATCCCTCAGAAATTGTAGATCAGCCACAAGAACTTCTAAACTAGCTTTTGCATTTTCCAAGTTCGTTTGAAGAAGGGCAGTAGCCTGTACAGTGAACAAGATGTGAAGACCAATACTTCAAATATCCAAGAGTGCATGCTTCCAAAATCTTACAATAGCTAATTACATACCTCTTCACATGAATACTGCAGCATAACATTTGCCCCTAGCCATAAGCACACAGATTCAGCATCTTCAATCTTAGCCCGGGAATAAATACCTTCTGCCACTTCAAAATCAGTGATTAGCGCCTGCAACCAACGAGTCAAACCAGGATCAAATTAAACATGGCAAGTTAAAAATTTGGGGTTGAACATCGGCTGGAAGTTATTAGTGAAGTAAACCAGGGAGAAATGATCGAAACCTTGTCTGACTTCTGCTTAGGCCATTAGCCATTTAAAAGTAGCCAATTCAACTCTTAAGCAATGGCCATCCAATTCTTACCCATCAAATGTTAAACTTAACCAACAAGAGAAACTTCTTTGAGTAAAGTGATCTATAGAGTAAAATATATCTCCATAAAGATTATGGAGtaacaaaaaatattaattgaGGTTAAACGTGAGAGCAAAGGACCCCATCCTCCAATTCTCCATTCCCGTTCTCTTATATCTCTTACCCTTTTGCTGTCATCATCTTAAAGTAGTCAAGTTCACAAATAAACATCCTTCAAACAAATGATTGCAAGTACAACTTGTCattagctcttttttttttcttttctcattagCTCCATTAAGGGAAGACACAATATATAGTGAACTGGTATCAAGCACAACATTAGTATTAAAATTAAAGGGAACTGGAGAACATTATGCGTTTAGGTATGAAACAGAAAACTGGTAGAAAAGGGTAGGGGAATTCAAAGAAAACTTGGCAGGTGAAATTCTAGAAAGGGCCAGAATGGATGGGAGTTTCAGCACTTTCTAATATTTCCAAAAGTAGCTTCATCTAGCAGCCTGATTGGTATTCCAATGCAAAAATGTCAACTGCAATAGAATTGGTGAGTGGatcaaagagagagagagagagagaaatggcGGAAGAATGGACCAAAGATGATACATTCTTCAGAGACATATCAGTTtcgtcccttttttttttttttttgatatgaTGGTGTCATGTCTAGTGTGCGCACTTTGACTATCCATTGGGTAC
The sequence above is drawn from the Nicotiana tabacum cultivar K326 chromosome 13, ASM71507v2, whole genome shotgun sequence genome and encodes:
- the LOC107815415 gene encoding prefoldin subunit 3-like; translated protein: MAEAITERRGIPAASFVQDVQSYLTQSGLDVNSALAFLQERLQQYRVVEMKLLAQQRDLQAKIPDIEKCLGIVATLQAKKDSSEALITDFEVAEGIYSRAKIEDAESVCLWLGANVMLQYSCEEATALLQTNLENAKASLEVLVADLQFLRDQVTITQVTTARVYNWDVHQRRLRQATTPKES